Proteins encoded together in one Musa acuminata AAA Group cultivar baxijiao chromosome BXJ3-6, Cavendish_Baxijiao_AAA, whole genome shotgun sequence window:
- the LOC135585508 gene encoding probable NADH kinase isoform X3 codes for MTCTTFSCAKSIIVSFFNDRLKVHKDTINLCQDVLRCKFVDWEPVICNNLCHPIHHVDLVITIGGDGTLLQASHFLDDSIPVLGVNSDPTQIKEVNESSNDFDAARSTGYLCAATAQNFEQVLDNILESYMQPSEISRLSITVNGHPFPTYALNDILIAHPCPAMVSRFSFRINGNNGTSSSLINTRSSGLRVSTAAGSTAAILSGGGLRMPISSRDLQYMVREPISPGPAEAPLMHGFVKPDQSIFVEWYSQEGVVYIDGCHVTQSLKFGDKIKISAKAPVLKLYLPQDLVRDHNPKSYRWRSVL; via the exons ATGACATGCACTACCTTCTCATGTGCCAAAAGTatc ATTGTGAGTTTTTTTAATGACAGACTTAAGGTGCATAAGGATACGATCAACCTATGTCAGGATGTTTTGCGATGCAAATTTGTTGATTGGGAACCAGTGATATGTAATAATCTTTGTCATCCAATTCATCATGTGGATCTTGTGATCACAATTGGTGGGGACGGCACTCTTTTACAAGCTAGCCATTTTTTGGATGACTCTATTCCAGTCCTAGGTGTCAATTCAGACCCTACTCAAATTAAAGAG GTTAATGAGTCAAGTAATGATTTTGATGCTGCAAGAAGTACAGGTTATCTTTGTGCTGCTACTGCTCAAAACTTTGAGCAG GTACTAGATAATATCCTCGAGAGTTATATGCAACCTTCAGAAATTTCAAGACTATCTATTACGGTAAACGGACATCCATTTCCAACATATGCTTTAAACGATATACTAATTGCACATCCTTGTCCAGCAATGGTATCTCGTTTCTCATTTAG aattaatggcaacaatggaaCAAGCTCGAGCTTAATTAACACCCGATCAAGTGGTCTTAGGGTTTCCACTGCTGCAGGATCCACAGCTGCCATTCTTTCGGGTGGAGGTTTGCGTATGCCTATATCGAGTCGAGACCTTCAGTATATGGTGAGAGAGCCCATTTCACCTGGACCTGCAGAAGCTCCACTGATGCATGGGTTTGTTAAACCCGATCAATCGATTTTTGTTGAGTGGTATTCTCAAGAAGGTGTTGTGTACATCGACGGTTGTCATGTAACCCAATCTCTTAAGTTTGGAGACAAAATCAAGATATCTGCAAAAGCCCCAGTTTTGAAACTTTATTTGCCTCAAGATTTGGTGAGAGACCATAATCCAAAATCTTACCGATGGCGAAGTGTACTGTAA
- the LOC135585508 gene encoding probable NADH kinase isoform X2 codes for MASSVRKMIHDECLCGLIYVMHARFSTTLKNVIELFKDGPFHGTLWWAYKSEDKKVIFFSCQLSFSRKRSNCLVLYCLFFRLETSMTCTTFSCAKSIIVSFFNDRLKVHKDTINLCQDVLRCKFVDWEPVICNNLCHPIHHVDLVITIGGDGTLLQASHFLDDSIPVLGVNSDPTQIKEVNESSNDFDAARSTGYLCAATAQNFEQVLDNILESYMQPSEISRLSITVNGHPFPTYALNDILIAHPCPAMVSRFSFRINGNNGTSSSLINTRSSGLRVSTAAGSTAAILSGGGLRMPISSRDLQYMVREPISPGPAEAPLMHGFVKPDQSIFVEWYSQEGVVYIDGCHVTQSLKFGDKIKISAKAPVLKLYLPQDLVRDHNPKSYRWRSVL; via the exons ATGGCATCTTCAGtaagaaagatgattcatgatgaGTGTTTGTGTGGTCTTATATACGTAATGCATGCAAGATTTTCTACAACCTTAAAAAATGTAATCGAATTATTCAAAGATGGTCCTTTTCATGGTACATTATGGTGGGcatacaagtcagaggacaaaaaAGTCATATTTTTCAGCTGTCAATTATCCTTCTCAAGAAAGAGATCGAATTGCTTGGTTTTATATTGTCTTTTTTTCAGATTGGAAACCAGTATGACATGCACTACCTTCTCATGTGCCAAAAGTatc ATTGTGAGTTTTTTTAATGACAGACTTAAGGTGCATAAGGATACGATCAACCTATGTCAGGATGTTTTGCGATGCAAATTTGTTGATTGGGAACCAGTGATATGTAATAATCTTTGTCATCCAATTCATCATGTGGATCTTGTGATCACAATTGGTGGGGACGGCACTCTTTTACAAGCTAGCCATTTTTTGGATGACTCTATTCCAGTCCTAGGTGTCAATTCAGACCCTACTCAAATTAAAGAG GTTAATGAGTCAAGTAATGATTTTGATGCTGCAAGAAGTACAGGTTATCTTTGTGCTGCTACTGCTCAAAACTTTGAGCAG GTACTAGATAATATCCTCGAGAGTTATATGCAACCTTCAGAAATTTCAAGACTATCTATTACGGTAAACGGACATCCATTTCCAACATATGCTTTAAACGATATACTAATTGCACATCCTTGTCCAGCAATGGTATCTCGTTTCTCATTTAG aattaatggcaacaatggaaCAAGCTCGAGCTTAATTAACACCCGATCAAGTGGTCTTAGGGTTTCCACTGCTGCAGGATCCACAGCTGCCATTCTTTCGGGTGGAGGTTTGCGTATGCCTATATCGAGTCGAGACCTTCAGTATATGGTGAGAGAGCCCATTTCACCTGGACCTGCAGAAGCTCCACTGATGCATGGGTTTGTTAAACCCGATCAATCGATTTTTGTTGAGTGGTATTCTCAAGAAGGTGTTGTGTACATCGACGGTTGTCATGTAACCCAATCTCTTAAGTTTGGAGACAAAATCAAGATATCTGCAAAAGCCCCAGTTTTGAAACTTTATTTGCCTCAAGATTTGGTGAGAGACCATAATCCAAAATCTTACCGATGGCGAAGTGTACTGTAA
- the LOC135585508 gene encoding probable NADH kinase isoform X1 — MPKRGVLLLLKPLDIYPPIPAAHHLPNLPPSSSSPSPPFSSLNPKIVSFFNDRLKVHKDTINLCQDVLRCKFVDWEPVICNNLCHPIHHVDLVITIGGDGTLLQASHFLDDSIPVLGVNSDPTQIKEVNESSNDFDAARSTGYLCAATAQNFEQVLDNILESYMQPSEISRLSITVNGHPFPTYALNDILIAHPCPAMVSRFSFRINGNNGTSSSLINTRSSGLRVSTAAGSTAAILSGGGLRMPISSRDLQYMVREPISPGPAEAPLMHGFVKPDQSIFVEWYSQEGVVYIDGCHVTQSLKFGDKIKISAKAPVLKLYLPQDLVRDHNPKSYRWRSVL, encoded by the exons ATGCCGAAGCGGGGAGTCCTGCTCCTGTTGAAGCCTCTCGACATCTACCCGCCGATACCAGCCGCCCACCACCTCCCCAATCTACCCCCTTCATCCTCTTCTCCCTCCCCTCCCTTTTCTTCCCTCAACCCTAAG ATTGTGAGTTTTTTTAATGACAGACTTAAGGTGCATAAGGATACGATCAACCTATGTCAGGATGTTTTGCGATGCAAATTTGTTGATTGGGAACCAGTGATATGTAATAATCTTTGTCATCCAATTCATCATGTGGATCTTGTGATCACAATTGGTGGGGACGGCACTCTTTTACAAGCTAGCCATTTTTTGGATGACTCTATTCCAGTCCTAGGTGTCAATTCAGACCCTACTCAAATTAAAGAG GTTAATGAGTCAAGTAATGATTTTGATGCTGCAAGAAGTACAGGTTATCTTTGTGCTGCTACTGCTCAAAACTTTGAGCAG GTACTAGATAATATCCTCGAGAGTTATATGCAACCTTCAGAAATTTCAAGACTATCTATTACGGTAAACGGACATCCATTTCCAACATATGCTTTAAACGATATACTAATTGCACATCCTTGTCCAGCAATGGTATCTCGTTTCTCATTTAG aattaatggcaacaatggaaCAAGCTCGAGCTTAATTAACACCCGATCAAGTGGTCTTAGGGTTTCCACTGCTGCAGGATCCACAGCTGCCATTCTTTCGGGTGGAGGTTTGCGTATGCCTATATCGAGTCGAGACCTTCAGTATATGGTGAGAGAGCCCATTTCACCTGGACCTGCAGAAGCTCCACTGATGCATGGGTTTGTTAAACCCGATCAATCGATTTTTGTTGAGTGGTATTCTCAAGAAGGTGTTGTGTACATCGACGGTTGTCATGTAACCCAATCTCTTAAGTTTGGAGACAAAATCAAGATATCTGCAAAAGCCCCAGTTTTGAAACTTTATTTGCCTCAAGATTTGGTGAGAGACCATAATCCAAAATCTTACCGATGGCGAAGTGTACTGTAA
- the LOC103974565 gene encoding protein S40-1-like: MEELREADVLWPNNDDDDAEPRRKEIGAEKKPEDRESRSWKPVFVYDSSRADDDDDDDDGRGGEMIPPHLIVASRMADKMAFSVCVGNGRTLKGRDLRRVRNTILRLTGFLER; this comes from the coding sequence ATGGAGGAGCTCCGGGAGGCGGACGTCCTGTGGCCgaacaacgacgacgacgacgccgaGCCACGGCGAAAGGAAATCGGAGCTGAGAAAAAGCCGGAGGACCGGGAGAGTCGTTCTTGGAAGCCTGTCTTCGTTTACGATAGCAGTCgggccgacgacgacgacgacgacgacgacggtcgGGGTGGTGAGATGATTCCGCCGCACCTCATCGTGGCTTCCAGGATGGCCGATAAGATGGCGTTCTCGGTGTGCGTGGGTAATGGGAGGACGCTCAAAGGCCGAGATCTGAGACGTGTCAGGAACACCATTCTAAGATTGACAGGATTCCTCGAGAGATGA